Genomic DNA from Azospirillum brasilense:
CGGCGTCCGCGCCGCCCAGGCGCAGGAGCGCAGCCTGCCCTTCCTCCTCGACGGCGTGGTCAGTCTGGTGGCGGGCGCCGTGGCCCTGCTGTGGCCGGAGGCGAGCCTGTTCGCGCTGATCTTCGTGATCGCCGCCTGGTCGGTCATCACCGGCTTCGCCAAGATCATGACCGCGTGGCGCATGCATCGCACCCACGGCAAATGGGCCTGGGGCGTGGCGGGTGCCCTGTCGGTGCTATTCGGCTTCGGCATGTGGGTCCTGCCGTCGCTGGGCCTGCTGGCCGTGGCGCTGGGCGTGGGCAGCTATCTGATCGCCTATGGCGCGCTGGCCATCATCACCGCCGTCCGCCTGCGTCGCTGCCTGCACGACCGGAATCATCATTCCAACCACGGCAACGCCGTGGCGGCGGAGTAAAAGCTTATCGTCCGGGGGCGATGCGGCGGTAGCCGAGCGCCTCCGCGATGTGCGGGCGGCGCACGCCGCCCCCGCCGTCCAGGTCGGCGAGCGTGCGGGCGACGCGCATGACGCGGTGATAGCCACGGGCGGACAGCTTCAGCCGCTCCGCCGCCTCGGTCAGCAGGGCGCGGCCCGGCTGGTCGGGGGCGGCGGCCTTTTCCAGCAACTCGCCGTCCGCCTCGGCGTTGGTGCGCACCGCCCGGCCCTCGGGAAAGGGGCCGAAGGCGGCGTAGCGCTCCGCCTGGACGGCGCGGGCCAGCGCCACGCGGGCGGCCACGTCGGCGCTGCCCTCGGCGGGCGGCGGCAGGCTGAGGTCGGCGGGGCTGACGGCGGGCACGTCGATGTGCAGGTCGATGCGGTCAAACAGCGGCCCGCTGATCTTCGACTGGTAGTCGGCGGCGCATTTGGGCGCGCGGGCGCAAGCCAGCGACGGGTCGTCGAGATGGCCGCAGCGGCAGGGGTTCATCGCCGCGATCAACTGCACCCGCGCCGGGTAGGTCACATGGTGGTTGGCCCGGCTGACCACCGCCTTGCCGGTCTCCAGCGGCTGGCGCAGCGCCTCCAGCGTGCCGCGCGGGAATTCGGGAAGCTCGTCGAGGAACAGCACGCCCTTATGGGCCAAGGAAATCTCGCCGGGCTTGGCGCGCGATCCGCCGCCGACCAGGGCGGGCAGGCTGGCCGACTGGTGCGGCGACCGGTAGGGGCGCTGGCGCAGCAGCCGGCCGCCCTCCAGCAGGCCGGCGACGCTGTGGATCATCGACACCTCCAGCGCCTCCGCCGGGTCGAGCGGCGGCAGCAGGCCCGGCAGCCTCGCCGCGAGCATCGACTTGCCGGAGCCGGGCGGCCCGATCATCAGCAGATTGTGCGAGCCGGCGGCGGCGACCTCCAGCGCGCGCTTGGCCGTCTCGTTGCCCTTGACGTCGCGCAGGTCGAGCGGCGCCTCGGCGCTTTCCTGGATGCGCGGACGGGGGCGGGTCAGCACCTGCTGGCCGCGGAAATGGTTGATGAGGGCGAGCAGCGTGGCGGGCGCCAGCACGTCCAGCCCCTCGCCCGCCCAGGCGGCCTCGCCGCCGCAGGCTTCCGGGCAGATCAGCCCGCGGTCGTGGGCCAGCGCGTTGATCGCCGCCGGCAGCACCCCGGCCACCGGGGTCAGCGCCCCGTCCAGCGCCAGTTCGCCCAGCGCGCAGTAGCGGCTCATTTCCAGATCGGGCAGCACGCCCATGACGGTCAGCAGGGCGAGCGCGATGGGCAGGTCGAAGTGGCTGCCCTCCTTCAGCACGTCCGCCGGGGCGAGGTTGACGGTGATCCGCTTGGCCGGCAGGGCGAGGCCGAGCGCGTGCAGCGCCGCCCGCACCCGCTCCCGGCTTTCGGCCACCGCCTTGTCGGGCAGGCCGACCACGGTGAAGGCGACGATGCCGCCGGACATCTGCACCTGAACGTCGATGTCCAGAACCTCGATGCCCTGGAACGCAACCGTGTTGATCCGCGCAACCATACCAGACGCCGTGCTTTGGGAAATGCACGCGAGTGTATGGTTGAGCGAAGGGAATTGCCAGCGCGCCGGGCGGCGCAGGGCCGTTCTGCGGCCAAGCGGCCTTGGGCGGCGGGCGGCGCTGCCCTACACTTCTTCCCAGAGCAAAACACACAGCAAGGGTCAGAGACCGTGCAGCTTCTTCTCAGCACCTGGGCCGAGGCCGAGGCTTACCTGAAGACCTCCAAGGGCATTATCCTGCCCATCGGCTCCACCGAGCAGCATGGGCCGAACGGCCTGATCGGCACCGACGCCATCTGCGCCGAGGTGGTGGCCCGCGGCGTCGGCGACGCCACCGGGGCCATGGTCGGGCC
This window encodes:
- a CDS encoding HdeD family acid-resistance protein; its protein translation is MATEAMYEARRVQGMNDLLARNWWALALRGAAAVMLGLLAFLLPGATVATLAILLAVYLLMDGLFAIVGGVRAAQAQERSLPFLLDGVVSLVAGAVALLWPEASLFALIFVIAAWSVITGFAKIMTAWRMHRTHGKWAWGVAGALSVLFGFGMWVLPSLGLLAVALGVGSYLIAYGALAIITAVRLRRCLHDRNHHSNHGNAVAAE
- a CDS encoding YifB family Mg chelatase-like AAA ATPase gives rise to the protein MVARINTVAFQGIEVLDIDVQVQMSGGIVAFTVVGLPDKAVAESRERVRAALHALGLALPAKRITVNLAPADVLKEGSHFDLPIALALLTVMGVLPDLEMSRYCALGELALDGALTPVAGVLPAAINALAHDRGLICPEACGGEAAWAGEGLDVLAPATLLALINHFRGQQVLTRPRPRIQESAEAPLDLRDVKGNETAKRALEVAAAGSHNLLMIGPPGSGKSMLAARLPGLLPPLDPAEALEVSMIHSVAGLLEGGRLLRQRPYRSPHQSASLPALVGGGSRAKPGEISLAHKGVLFLDELPEFPRGTLEALRQPLETGKAVVSRANHHVTYPARVQLIAAMNPCRCGHLDDPSLACARAPKCAADYQSKISGPLFDRIDLHIDVPAVSPADLSLPPPAEGSADVAARVALARAVQAERYAAFGPFPEGRAVRTNAEADGELLEKAAAPDQPGRALLTEAAERLKLSARGYHRVMRVARTLADLDGGGGVRRPHIAEALGYRRIAPGR